AAATCTGGGCAACTCTAATACCGTCGTGCGAGACGAGGTCAATATGCATAGCTTCGGGATAGGGTTTCCTAAGATCCTCCCCCCATTCGACGACGACAAGGCGGGATCTTTCTAGGTAATCATCTAGTCCAAAGCGTATTAGAGATTCTGATCCTGGTAGTTGGAACGCATCAATATGAGTTAAAACTCCCGAGGAGGTTGGGTATTCGTGAATTAGTGTGTATGTCGGGCTTGTCACCCGCGCCTTACTGTGTAGTTGGGCTGCGATGTACTGCACGAGGGTTGTTTTACCTATTCCCATCGGCCCGGTTAATAAGAGTAAACTCCCAAAGGAACATTTCCTGAGAATTGTGCTAGCTAACAAATTTGTAGCTTCCAGCGATTCTAATTTTATTGAGCAAATCATGACAGTGTTTCGGGTTTTTTCTGTTGACGAAAACAATATCGGTGATGACAGGTAAAGGCTCTGAAATTCAGGTAGATCTCTAACAAAAATTTTATTCTAGAACATAGTTGGTAGAACATGTATCCCTCACTCTATCTAATTCAAAGTACCTTGATTTGACCTGACTTTCTGTTAAATCACACCGTACATGTGTATAAATCACACCGTACTTGTGTACCGAATAACGATCAATTCAGGTATACAGCACTAAGTTTACTTATTTTCCATAAGGTTCGTCCGAACTTAATCTAAAGAGTTTTACCAGCGACGTTCGTTCCTGGGACCCAATTAGTTCCTTCTGTGGTTGTTTCATGTTTCCAAACTGGCAAGCGCTCTTTAATCCTATCTATGCCTGCAGCACAAGCTGCAAGGGTTTCTTTCCTATGTCGACCAGAAACAAGTACTGCGATACTGGTGTCTCCAGGTTGTAATCGCCCAAGACGGTGCGCGATTACAACCTGACCAATGTTGAAATCTTCTCGAAGTTCTGTCGCTATCGATTGCATCTGAGCTTCCATCATGGATTCGTAACCTTCGTAATCTATGTACAAAACTACTTTGCCATTGTTGGGGGAGCGCACTAAACCGAGAAATGTTGCGATTGCTCCGAATTCGGTTGCAGAAATAAGAGGAACTAGAACGCTCAAGTCAATTGGGTCTCGGGTAACAATGTTGTAATCAGTCATAGACCTTAACCCCCTGCGACTGGAGGAAGGAATGCAAGCCTGTCACCATCGTTTAACAGGCCGTCGGGTTCCGAATATGCTTCGTTGATAGCGCATAGGGTCCCGGCTAGTACAAGGCCATCGATCTCACGCTCAAGTAGTAACGCAACATCACGGACTGTTGAGCCAGCGGGCACGTCACGATCTATGGATCCTTTTCCCGCTAGTTCACGGAGGTGTGCAAAAAACAAAATGGTGATTTTCATAGTTTCTAGTGATTAATTCTGCCCAACGGATAGGTTGTCTGTTGCAGCTTGTGAAACGCCCAAGGCAATCATAAGCGCTTCGGGGTAACGCATTCGGGCAGGCCCCAGTAACGTTAGAATGCCTCGGCTAGATCCAATATGTATTTGGGCTGAAATGGCAGCTAATGTGTCGTCTAGCTGCAGTGTCAATTGACCTTCATCCGTGCGATTAGAACCATGGGGAGTCTCAAACTTTTCAACCGCTATTCGTATAAAATCTGGATCTCTTGATTCAGGTTCTGCTAGCAGATTGGTGAGACCTTGACTATATAGCCGGTCGGGTGTTGCTTCTGGCCATGCCCTTGCTACGGCATGTAGAGTTCGAGTTAGTTCACTGTTGGTGTCTTTAGCTATCTCTACTAGAGCCTGGGGGATAAATCCCACAGGGACGGCTAACTGTCGGAGGTAGCGCTCAGCATCACTTATGATTTTTTCATTCGGAACCGGATCAAGATCTACAGAAATCTGACGAACCAAGCCGTTTTCAAGGACAATGACAGCTAGTAGGTGGCGTGAACTAAGTAATGAAAGGTGAATTTCGATTGTGCGGAGGTTGTCGTCAGCAGGGAGGGTTAAAACTACTGCATAGCTAGAAAGGTCCGCAGCTACTGTTGCTATTTCCCCCAGGAGTCTTTCGCCATGTACACTTGAAAGCCTCCGAGTTACGAATTGTCGATCCCGATAAGGTAAGCGGCGAGGGGGAATAAAATGCCGTGCGTAAGTTTGGAATCCTTTTGCTGTCGGCACTCTACCGGAAGAAGTATGCGGTTGGTATAAAAATCCTTTCTCTTCAAGAACTATAAACTCGTTTCTTACAGTTGCACTACTGACTTGCAAATGGTTAGCAATCTCCGATGAAGGTATGGGCCTAGCGGAACTGATGTAAGCTTCAGCAACCAGGTTGAGGATTTGATAACTTCGCTCCCCAGACATTCTGCAGTCTACCATTGTTGGTACTGATATCGTCCTTTGTCGACTCATTATTATTGGGGTGTTATCACAAATATAGTAGTGTGAACCTCGAGTATCAAGAGTCAGTACTGCCTGGATGGGTTGTGGTTATCGTAAGCCTTATATTAAGATCACTTCCGCTTAAAAGTAACGTGCAAATTTATTTCATTTTCGTAATTGTCGGGCTATTTGCTCTTAGGACTTAAGAATCGTCTAATACTCTTTACCGATTGCGTTAAAAACTAATTTATTTTTCCGTGCATTGCAGTTAACATCTCCATGCATAAAATATTGCTCGCAGACTTGGTCATACACCAAGCTCAGCAATTAATCTTCTGTAAAGTAAGGGAAGAGATAAATATAATTCTCGAATCAATGCTCACAAAAAGAGCTACAAATTTGGCTTTGACGATAAGGCATCCCGTTCAAAAGTCGTTAATCCTTATTCCCACTCAATAGTCCCTGGTGGTTTACTCGTAATGTCGTAAACAACGCGATTAACTTCAGGAACAGTATTAATGATTCGGTTAGAGATCGTCGCTAAGAATTCGTGTGGAAGGCGTGACCAGTCTGCAGTCATGCCGTCTTTGCTGGAAACTGCACGCAAGGCTATCGTGTGCTCGTAAGTTCGGCCATCACCCATTACGCCTACCGAACGCAGTGGCGTTAGAATAGCTAGAGCTTGCCAGGTTTGATCATACATCTCGAACTCTTTTAATCCGTCTATGAAGATGTGATCTACTTGGCGGAGTACAGCTAGTCTTTCTTGGGTAATCTCCCCGATGCAACGGATGGCAAGGCCTGGTCCTGGAAACGGGTGCCGGTCACGTAATGATTTCGGGAGTCCTAATGTACTGGCTATTGCACGAATTTCATCTTTAAATAATGTCCGGAACGGTTCAAGGAGGTCGAATGTCAGGTCCTCAGGTAAGCCTCCCACGTTGTGATGAGACTTAATGTTGGCCGCTCCATCGCCACCAGCTGACTCAATAACGTCAGGGTAAAGAGTTCCTTGAGCAAGAAACCGGATATGCCCAAATTTCTTTTGGAGGTCTTTAGCGGCAATGTTGAAAACTTCAATGAATTCAGCCCCGATTATTTTCCGTTTGTCTTCAGGATCAGTTACGCCAGAAAGGGCCGTGAGGAATTGCTCAGCAGCTTGTATCACTGTTAAGTTGATACCGAGGTCCCGTAAAGATGCCTCCACTTCCTCCGCTTCACCTTCGCGGAGGAGACCATGATCGACAAAAACTGCGTGAAGGCGTTCTCCAATGGCTCTATGCAGTAGTAGGCCCAGGGTGCTCGAGTCTACTCCTCCTGAAATCCCAAGCAACACTTGGTCTTCCCCTACTTCTTTTTTCGCGTTTAAAGTTAGGGAATCTACAATGCTTTCTGGCGTCCAAGAGCGGTCGGCTTCGATAGCGTCTAGAAAATTTCTCAAAATCTGGTCGCCTTGAGGAGTGTGTTGAACTTCTGGGTGGAATTGGAGTCCGTAATAGCCTTTGTTGGCATTCTCCATAGCGGCTATGGGGCAGTTGTCAGTCGATCCGGTGACTTTAAAACCGTCAGGGATTTCAATCACTGAATCTCCGTGACTCATCCAGGCTATGAAGTCTCCTTCGACTCCTTTGAACAAAAGTCCATCGAACTCATTAAGAATGGCCTTGCCGTATTCTCGAAGCGAACTTGGTTCGACGACTCCTCCGAGAGCTCGGGCTAAAAGATGCATTCCGTAGCAGATGGCCAGAATTGGTATTTCTGATTCAACAAGGCCTTCAGGAAGCCCCGGAGCTCCTTCGGCATAAACACTTTCGGGCCCTCCCGAGAGGATGATGCCGGAAGGTTCGTGGGATCGCACCTCCTGCAGGTTTACATCAGCATTTACAATAATTGAAAAGACATTGAGCTCACGCAATCTCCGGGTTATTAACCTGGTGTATTGTGACCCATAGTCGATTACCACCACGTTGCCCATGCGAGAGCTTACCCTGAACGTGTTGAACAATGTCGCGAATCAACTCTTAACAGTCGACTTGTAGCTTAACGGACAGCCTGATAGGCTGCGGCGTATGGCAGGAATTGATAAGGCAATAGTAATGGAAGCCTTAAAGCAGATTAATGAGCCAGCAATTGGCAGGGACCTTGTGAGCTTAGGATTGATCGATAGTATTGATATTTCTGAAAGTAAGGTTTCAATTCGCATTGAACTCGGTATGTTTGCAAGTCCGCATAGGGATTCGATTGAGGTAGGGGTTCGCGATGCGCTCCTTGGTGTTGGCGCTAGTGAAGTAGAGACCAAGTTCAGCGTAGTTGTACGAGGGCCACAAAAGGAACCATTGCAAGGAGTCAAAAACATCATCGCAATAGGATCTGGAAAGGGTGGTGTGGGTAAGTCTACCGTCACCGCTAATCTTGCTGCTAATCTTGCTGCTGATGGAGCTTCCGTGGGTCTGTTAGACGCTGACATATATGGTCCTAGTCAGGGGAAAATGTTTGCGGTTGAGGGTCGGCGGTTAATGGCCGATGACGAAAAAAATATGCTTCCCCTCAAAAGTTATGGAGTGCGTATCATCTCTATCGCTAACCTTGTAGAAGACGGTCAAGCCCTTACGTGGCGAGGCCCGATTTTGCACGGTACTATCAATCAAATGCTGAATCAAACTAGCTGGGGAGAACTTGACTATTTATTGATTGATCTGCCACCAGGAACTGGCGATGTTCAGTTATCATTAAGTCAGCTTGTGAATGTTACCGGAGCCGTACTAGTTACTACACCACAAGATATGGCTCTTCTGGATGTCCGAAGGGCGTGTAGTATGTTCCGTAAGACTCATATTCCTGTATTTGGCGTGCTTGAAAATATGGCCTACTATCAACTGCCTGATGGTACACGCGATTACATTTTTGGTGAGGGTGGCGCTGAGGAATTGGCCAAATCTGAAAGCCTACAGCTTTTAGGGCAGATTCCCATTGCTCGTTCTATAAGAGAGTCTGGGGATAAAGGCAAACCGTTTGTTTTGACGGATCCGGATGACCCCCAGGCCCAGGCTTTTCGGGACGCAGCACGTGGACTAGCAGGAATAATTAGCACTCAAGTGGCCATGGAGCTGCCGCTACTCTAATTAGTAAGTCCGGAATCTGATTGCTAAGAACTCAAGAGGCAGAGAAAAAAGGTTTATGAATCTCTTAGTTCAAAGTATTTATGTTTCTACTAATCGCAGAAGTACCTGCTACCTGGGTTTGCTAAAAGATACTGCATTCGATAGATTTGTGTGGCGGACCTAACAACGATTGCCTAAATACTTTAGTGACGTATGCAGATTTGGACATGTGAAGGGTCAAGTATTCTACTGGACCCTCTAGGGGTTAATTAGCAAGTTAGGCTTAAAAAAGGGTTTAATTGTTAACACAGGCAGTTGGAACTGAGAAATGCAGTTAACTTCTTGAATAGAAATGTCTGTAATGATGATTATTTTTACTAGGTCGGAGGGTATAACCTCTGCTTCCAGTATGAACGGTGGTTATTAATGAAGGTTTCGGCGTTTCCTGAAATGGCTAGTCGCTACGATCCATTTGATGTTGAAGAGCGTTGGGCTAAACTTTGGAAAGAAGAGCCTTTTGAGGCTTTGCCAAATAGTGAAAGAGAACCTTTTTGCGTTGTGATTCCACCTCCTAATGTGACTGGAAACCTTCACTTAGGACATGCTTTCGACAACACGATTATCGATGCGTTAGTTCGGTTCAAAAGGATGCAAGGGTACGAAACCCTTTATCAACCCGGTACTGACCATGCAGGCATTAGTACCCAAGTGGTAGTTGAACGAGCAGTACTTGCAGAGGAAGGCGTTAGCCGTCACGATCTTGGTCGCGACGAGTTCCTAAAACGGGTGTGGACTTGGAAGGAAAAATACGGGGGAGTAATTTTAGAACAATTACAGCGCCTGGGTATTTCTGCTGATTGGAATAGACTCCGATTCACAATGGACGAAGGCTTGAGCCGAGCAGTTAGAAAACAATTTGTGGATCTCTATCATCAAGGGCTGGTATATAGGGGCGAGCGCATAGTTAATTGGGATCCTCGTAGTCAGACCACCCTGTCTGAGTTAGAGGTAGATCGTGACGAACGTCCCGGAAAGCTATATACCTTGGCATATGAACATGCAGACGGTAGTCACTTAGGCATAGCTACCGTTCGACCTGAAACCATATTTGGCGATGCTGCTGTTGCCGTTAACCCCAACGATGATCGCTTTCGTCATCTTGTGGGGAAGAAAGTTAAGATTCCGCTCACCAACCGTTGGGTTCCCATCATTGCTGATTCTAATGTAGACATGGAGTTCGGTTCAGGAGTGTTAAAGGTTACTCCTGCTCATGACCAAACTGATTTCGAGATTGGTGAACGACACGACCTTCCTTGCCTCAGCGTAATTGATCGAAATGCATGTCTCACAAGCGAACTTGTTCCGACCGAATTTCAGGGTTTAGATCGTTTCGAAGCTCGGGAGCGAGTAGTTGAGGCCCTAAAAATTAATGGTGCTGTTCTTAGTGTCAAGAAGCATACGATTCCAATCGGGATTTCAGGTAGAACTGGGGAGCCAGTTGAACCCATTCTTTCTGAGCAGTGGTTTTACAACACGGACAGCGCAGCCCAACGGGTCTTGAAAGCTCTCGATGACGGGGAAATTAGGTTGCATCCAGAGCGATACGCAAAGGTGAACCGAGACTGGCTAGCTAATATTCGGCACTGGAACATCTCACGACAACTGTGGTGGGGTCACCAAATTCCAGCTTGGTATGACCATGAAGGGAACATTTACGTTCCTGATCCAGACGACCCATTTACTGATGCTCCTGACGATCCTCGCTACGAGAACTTGCAATTGGTTCAGGACTCCGACGTATTTGACACCTGGTTTTCGTCGAATCTTTGGCCATTTTCTACACTTGGCTGGCCTGATGTGAACGATCCGTTTTACCGTAAGTTTTACCCGACTTCAGTACTAGTCACTGGTTACGACATTCTCTTTTTTTGGGTAGCAAGAATGCAAATGTCTGGTTATCACTTTACGGATTCTAAACCGTTTCGGGATGTACTTTTACACGGCCTGATTTTAGACGAAGAAGGTCGTAAAATGTCGAAATCGAAAAACAATGGGATCGATCCACTCGTAGTCATTAGTGAATATGGTGCTGATGCGTTACGCTTTGCCATGTCTTACGCTTCGACAGGCGGCCAAGATATTCGTTGGGATCAGCGCCGAGTCGAAATGGGCAGGAACTTCAATAACAAACTATGGAATGCAGCGCGGTTTGCCTTTATCAATATTGGAAAAGATCCAAAAGCCGGTTCACCCACAAGTCTAGCGGATCGCTGGATGATGAGTCGCCTTCAAAGAGCTATCTTCGAAATCACTGGAGAAATGGAATCCTTCGAGTTAGGTCAAGCCAGCCGCTCGATGTACGAATTTGTATGGAGCGAGTTTTGTGATTGGTATCTCGAGGCCTCTAAAGCATCTCTACGAAATGACGATTCGGGTACTAGGAGAGTGCTCAGCTTCACTTTAAAGACAATTCTCAAGCTTCTTCACCCCCTAATACCGTTTATCACATCAGAGATATATACGCATTTTGATGCCGATGAGCAGCTCGGGTTAGCTTCGTGGCCAGAGGTCGACGAGAACTTATTGGATCCGGAAGCTGAACAAGAATTTGATCATCTTCGTGAGGCCGTGGGAGCAGTACGCAACTTGCGATCTGAGGCGAACCTCTCTCCGTCTCAGAATATTACAATTTTTGCGGATGGCCCAGCAGCATCTATCCTCTACAACAACCGGGACGTATTTCAGGATTTAACCCGGAGCAAACTTCTTGAGGGGAAACCTGAAGGAATGTCTCTTTCGCAGGTGGTGCCAGATATTGAGGTGGTACTACCTTTTGCGGGGTTAATTGATGGTAGGGAATGGCGCGATAGGCAAGAAAAGCGAGTTGCGCAACTAAAAAAAGACCAAGAACGCAGTAATAAGAAACTTTCGAATGACAAGTTTATTAGGAATGCTCCGGCAGAAGTTGTTCAAGAAGAAAGACGTCGTTTAACCGAAACTGGCGAGCTGCTTGCACAAATACAGGCGAGTTTACTGCGTGTTGGCTAAAGAACGGGATTTGGACGGCAGTGCTGAGCCAGGCTGACAAATCCTTGACATGGCTTTAGTAGGCTTTAGTCGGAGGTAGAAATGATTCTTATCCGAAGATGTGTAGCCCTTCTTGCGCTCTTGAGTGCTGTAGTTATAGCACAGGAAATCCGTATTGATGGATCCTCTACTGTTTATCCGATTACATTAGCAGTAGCTGAAGAATTTTCAATCGAATACCCCGATGCTAATGTAAGCGTTGCCTTTTCTGGCACTGGCGGTGGGTTCAAGAAATTCTGTGTTGGTGAAGCCCAGGTAACAAATGCGAGCCGCATCGTTAAAACCAGCGAGTGGGAGTTATGTGAAACTAACGGGGTGGAGTTTGTTGAGATACCAGTGGCTTTTGATGCGCTAACCGTCGCCGTTAACAAGGAAAACGACTGGGCTACTTGCATGAGCGTCGAAGAGCTTAACATGATTTGGCGACCCGGCTCGACTGTTAACACCTGGAGTGAAATACGACCCGAATGGCCAAACCAGGAGATTGTGTTATACGCCCCAGGAGTCGATTCAGGTACTTTCGACTACTTTACTGACGAGATTAACGGTGAAAGTGGTGCTGTACGCACGGATTTCTTCCCCAGCGAGGACGACAACGTTCTAGTGCAAGGCATTGAGCAAGATGTTAACGCGCTCGGTTTCTTCGGTTACGCCTATTACCTCGAAGAGGCCGATAAACTCAACGCAGTACACATTGATGGTGGTGAAGGCTGTGTCGAACCAAGTACGACCACAATCGAGGGAGGTGTCTACACTCCGTTAGCTCGCCCGCTATTTATTTATGTGAGTAAAAACGCTACGGAATCTCATCCATACCTGCAGACTTTCGTCGAGTTTTACCTTTCTTACGAAGCTCGTGAGTTCATCGCTGATACAGGATATGCGTTGCTTGATGAAGAAGCTTACGAGCTTTCCCTCGAGCGCTTCAACAGTAGTTCAACCGGTTCTATCTTTATTGATGGTGCTGGCAAGACAGTCCTAGAAGTACTTGGAGCAGAGTAGAAAGAACTGACTCTGGTAGGAACCTTATTTAACTGGGTTAAGCTAGTCCCCGAGGTTACTTGGGGTCTAGCCGCCCATTAGTGGCTTTTATAAGAAACTTCTGTCCTTGCGGTTGCTACATAATGAGAGGCGTAATTATCAGTAGCCAACGAGAATTAGCTCAAAAAACAGGCCTTGCTCGTAGAGGAAATCGCCGTGTTCGCGAGGCAATTATAGGTTTCATGCTTTTTGTTTTTGCTAGCATATCGATACTCACTACTTTTGCAGTGATAGTTGTACTAGCCCGCGAAACAATAGGACTCTTCCTCGACCCAGCTGTGACTCTTTGGGAATTCGTGACCTCGCGGGAATGGACCCCATTATTTGCAGAGAGCCAAAGAAGCTTTGGTATTTCACCATTGCTTCTTGGGACACTCCTTGTTACTACCATCGCTCTTGTCACAGGACTCCCGATGGGATTGGGTGCAGCTGTATTCCTTTCTGAATTCGCAAGTCCACGTGCGAGGCGGACAGCTGTTCCGATACTTGAGGTTCTTGCTGGGATCCCTACGGTTGTGTTGGGTTATTTTGCGTTGCTATTTGTTACCCCAATATTGCAACAATTCGTACCAGGTTTAAAGTTTTTTAATCCTTTATCCGCTGGTATTGTGATGGGCTTTATGATCCTACCTACGGTTTCAAGCATATCTATAGATTCTATGCAAGCTGTCCCTAGGTCGCTGCGTGAGGCCGCTTATGGGCTGGGTGGCACAAAATATGAAGTGGTTACCAGAGTCGTCATTCCTGCGGCCCTGTCAGGAATTGTGGCCTCATTTATTTTGGCAATGTCTCGCGCTATCGGCGAGACGATGATAGTAACTCTAGCGGCCGGCCAGAAACCAAATTTTACCTTTGACCCTAGGGAAACCATAGCTACAATGACTTCGTTTATTGTGCAAGCTGCTACCGGCGATCAGCCAGCTGGCTCCATAGCATCCCGATCTCTATTTGCTGTAGCGTCCACACTATTCGTAATGACTCTTGGTCTCAACGTATTGTCTCAAATCGTAGTTCGTCGTTTTGCAGAGAAATACGAATGACAAGTAACAACACCAAACAGGCCAGTAAGCCCTTAAAGAATGATGGGAATCTTCTTACGTTAAGCGAGCGCAAACATTTGGAAGCTCGTAAGCGTCGTGGAGTCATGTTCAAGGCATTAACACTGCTTCCAGTGGTATTGGCTATTGGGTTGATTTTAGCTCTACTCGGTGACGTTTTAGTTGGTAGTGTCTCATGGCAAGTGGTTGAGCCTCGTGGGAGTTCGCAGACTTTTTCTTGGGCCGAGTCTTTTCGCGGTTTTAGTACTTGGAAGCAGGTTGTGAGTCTTGAATTATCTGCTCAGGGTCTCGATGCAGCAGAAATTGATGGGCTTTTCCACGATAAGGAACGACTTCGGAAGTTTCGTCTTCGCAATCGAGTCCAGTTTGTGTGGTTAGCTGACGGCAAATCCTGGCGTTGGTTGGTCTCTAACAGCCGTGATAAGCGAATAGACGACATAGGGGTTTTTAAGGGATTTAGTGAACAGAACGATTTGCTTGCTGGTCTTGAGGACGGACAAATTCTGTACCTTAATCCGTGGTTCGATGTTGCTTTTTTCCAGAAGAATGCGTCAAGAACGCCAATTATGGCAGGCCTCATAAGTGCTCTTGTTGGTAGTTTATGGGTTATTAGTTTCGTAGTTGTTTTTTCATTACCAATTGGGGTTGGAACTGCTGTTTACCTCGAAGAATATGCTCCTGATAATGGTTACACTCGCTTTCTTGAGGTAAACCTTCGGAATCTTGCTGGTGTACCAAGTATCGTCTATGGGATATTAGGTCTTTCGGTTTTTGTCCGCCTGATGCAGATCGGACCAACGGTCCTTGCGGCATCATTGACATTGTCCCTTCTAATATTGCCGGTGGTAGTTATTGCTTCCAGAGAAGCGATACGAGGAGTACCGGATTCTCTTCGAGAAGCTAGTTATGGGTTGGGTGCCACAAGGTGGCAGACAGTGAGTCGTATTGTGTTACCTAATGCTATGAATGGGATAGTTACGGGAATGATCTTGTCGGTTGCTCGGGCTATAGGGGAGACAGCACCACTGCTTTTAGTAGGTGCTGCTGCTTTTGTCCCCCGCTTACCCGAAGGCCCGCTATCAACTTATACAGTTATTCCTATTCAGATTTACTCGT
This genomic window from Trueperaceae bacterium contains:
- a CDS encoding tRNA (adenosine(37)-N6)-threonylcarbamoyltransferase complex ATPase subunit type 1 TsaE, which encodes MICSIKLESLEATNLLASTILRKCSFGSLLLLTGPMGIGKTTLVQYIAAQLHSKARVTSPTYTLIHEYPTSSGVLTHIDAFQLPGSESLIRFGLDDYLERSRLVVVEWGEDLRKPYPEAMHIDLVSHDGIRVAQIFIPRTHQRKVAE
- a CDS encoding molybdenum cofactor biosynthesis protein MoaE; its protein translation is MTDYNIVTRDPIDLSVLVPLISATEFGAIATFLGLVRSPNNGKVVLYIDYEGYESMMEAQMQSIATELREDFNIGQVVIAHRLGRLQPGDTSIAVLVSGRHRKETLAACAAGIDRIKERLPVWKHETTTEGTNWVPGTNVAGKTL
- a CDS encoding glutamine-hydrolyzing GMP synthase produces the protein MGNVVVIDYGSQYTRLITRRLRELNVFSIIVNADVNLQEVRSHEPSGIILSGGPESVYAEGAPGLPEGLVESEIPILAICYGMHLLARALGGVVEPSSLREYGKAILNEFDGLLFKGVEGDFIAWMSHGDSVIEIPDGFKVTGSTDNCPIAAMENANKGYYGLQFHPEVQHTPQGDQILRNFLDAIEADRSWTPESIVDSLTLNAKKEVGEDQVLLGISGGVDSSTLGLLLHRAIGERLHAVFVDHGLLREGEAEEVEASLRDLGINLTVIQAAEQFLTALSGVTDPEDKRKIIGAEFIEVFNIAAKDLQKKFGHIRFLAQGTLYPDVIESAGGDGAANIKSHHNVGGLPEDLTFDLLEPFRTLFKDEIRAIASTLGLPKSLRDRHPFPGPGLAIRCIGEITQERLAVLRQVDHIFIDGLKEFEMYDQTWQALAILTPLRSVGVMGDGRTYEHTIALRAVSSKDGMTADWSRLPHEFLATISNRIINTVPEVNRVVYDITSKPPGTIEWE
- a CDS encoding chromosome partitioning protein translates to MAGIDKAIVMEALKQINEPAIGRDLVSLGLIDSIDISESKVSIRIELGMFASPHRDSIEVGVRDALLGVGASEVETKFSVVVRGPQKEPLQGVKNIIAIGSGKGGVGKSTVTANLAANLAADGASVGLLDADIYGPSQGKMFAVEGRRLMADDEKNMLPLKSYGVRIISIANLVEDGQALTWRGPILHGTINQMLNQTSWGELDYLLIDLPPGTGDVQLSLSQLVNVTGAVLVTTPQDMALLDVRRACSMFRKTHIPVFGVLENMAYYQLPDGTRDYIFGEGGAEELAKSESLQLLGQIPIARSIRESGDKGKPFVLTDPDDPQAQAFRDAARGLAGIISTQVAMELPLL
- a CDS encoding valine--tRNA ligase encodes the protein MKVSAFPEMASRYDPFDVEERWAKLWKEEPFEALPNSEREPFCVVIPPPNVTGNLHLGHAFDNTIIDALVRFKRMQGYETLYQPGTDHAGISTQVVVERAVLAEEGVSRHDLGRDEFLKRVWTWKEKYGGVILEQLQRLGISADWNRLRFTMDEGLSRAVRKQFVDLYHQGLVYRGERIVNWDPRSQTTLSELEVDRDERPGKLYTLAYEHADGSHLGIATVRPETIFGDAAVAVNPNDDRFRHLVGKKVKIPLTNRWVPIIADSNVDMEFGSGVLKVTPAHDQTDFEIGERHDLPCLSVIDRNACLTSELVPTEFQGLDRFEARERVVEALKINGAVLSVKKHTIPIGISGRTGEPVEPILSEQWFYNTDSAAQRVLKALDDGEIRLHPERYAKVNRDWLANIRHWNISRQLWWGHQIPAWYDHEGNIYVPDPDDPFTDAPDDPRYENLQLVQDSDVFDTWFSSNLWPFSTLGWPDVNDPFYRKFYPTSVLVTGYDILFFWVARMQMSGYHFTDSKPFRDVLLHGLILDEEGRKMSKSKNNGIDPLVVISEYGADALRFAMSYASTGGQDIRWDQRRVEMGRNFNNKLWNAARFAFINIGKDPKAGSPTSLADRWMMSRLQRAIFEITGEMESFELGQASRSMYEFVWSEFCDWYLEASKASLRNDDSGTRRVLSFTLKTILKLLHPLIPFITSEIYTHFDADEQLGLASWPEVDENLLDPEAEQEFDHLREAVGAVRNLRSEANLSPSQNITIFADGPAASILYNNRDVFQDLTRSKLLEGKPEGMSLSQVVPDIEVVLPFAGLIDGREWRDRQEKRVAQLKKDQERSNKKLSNDKFIRNAPAEVVQEERRRLTETGELLAQIQASLLRVG
- a CDS encoding protein sphX — encoded protein: MILIRRCVALLALLSAVVIAQEIRIDGSSTVYPITLAVAEEFSIEYPDANVSVAFSGTGGGFKKFCVGEAQVTNASRIVKTSEWELCETNGVEFVEIPVAFDALTVAVNKENDWATCMSVEELNMIWRPGSTVNTWSEIRPEWPNQEIVLYAPGVDSGTFDYFTDEINGESGAVRTDFFPSEDDNVLVQGIEQDVNALGFFGYAYYLEEADKLNAVHIDGGEGCVEPSTTTIEGGVYTPLARPLFIYVSKNATESHPYLQTFVEFYLSYEAREFIADTGYALLDEEAYELSLERFNSSSTGSIFIDGAGKTVLEVLGAE
- the pstC gene encoding phosphate ABC transporter permease subunit PstC gives rise to the protein MRGVIISSQRELAQKTGLARRGNRRVREAIIGFMLFVFASISILTTFAVIVVLARETIGLFLDPAVTLWEFVTSREWTPLFAESQRSFGISPLLLGTLLVTTIALVTGLPMGLGAAVFLSEFASPRARRTAVPILEVLAGIPTVVLGYFALLFVTPILQQFVPGLKFFNPLSAGIVMGFMILPTVSSISIDSMQAVPRSLREAAYGLGGTKYEVVTRVVIPAALSGIVASFILAMSRAIGETMIVTLAAGQKPNFTFDPRETIATMTSFIVQAATGDQPAGSIASRSLFAVASTLFVMTLGLNVLSQIVVRRFAEKYE
- the pstA gene encoding phosphate ABC transporter, permease protein PstA, which codes for MTSNNTKQASKPLKNDGNLLTLSERKHLEARKRRGVMFKALTLLPVVLAIGLILALLGDVLVGSVSWQVVEPRGSSQTFSWAESFRGFSTWKQVVSLELSAQGLDAAEIDGLFHDKERLRKFRLRNRVQFVWLADGKSWRWLVSNSRDKRIDDIGVFKGFSEQNDLLAGLEDGQILYLNPWFDVAFFQKNASRTPIMAGLISALVGSLWVISFVVVFSLPIGVGTAVYLEEYAPDNGYTRFLEVNLRNLAGVPSIVYGILGLSVFVRLMQIGPTVLAASLTLSLLILPVVVIASREAIRGVPDSLREASYGLGATRWQTVSRIVLPNAMNGIVTGMILSVARAIGETAPLLLVGAAAFVPRLPEGPLSTYTVIPIQIYSWIAENDAEFQHVASSGIITLLGVLVILYSIAFFVRRRFERNW